A genomic segment from Cyprinus carpio isolate SPL01 chromosome A4, ASM1834038v1, whole genome shotgun sequence encodes:
- the LOC109081739 gene encoding LOW QUALITY PROTEIN: KRR1 small subunit processome component homolog (The sequence of the model RefSeq protein was modified relative to this genomic sequence to represent the inferred CDS: deleted 2 bases in 1 codon; substituted 3 bases at 3 genomic stop codons), whose amino-acid sequence MFKTIIVFTLIPSISPPPQQATEVTAHTTANRRQYSRCSPRAHDEQTQRLTSLLTAAMAAPTESTSETPTNKNQKKSKNTGTMILNNQTVPDGWKERKFTRVDNPRGLLEESSFATLFPKYREAYLKECWPLVQRALGDVFINATLDLIEGSMTVHTTKKTFDPYAILRIRGIIKYFTXFISKPFEQAVRILEDDVACDIIKIGTLVRNRXSPKXTKLKALELLTSCYVMVQGSTVSALGPYSGLKEVRKVVLDTMKNIHPIYNIKTLMIKRELASDPELRTQNWERFLPNFRHKSLSKRKQPKKKTVKKEYTTLRPLPHTQTKIDKELATGEFFLRESEKRRQKMNEIKAKQAEALTKRQEQRQKAFIPPKEKPAVKKSKPATAENKIDIQAIKEKVKKAKSKKLGAPPVNPERPSAKDGKRKKVKS is encoded by the exons atgtttaaaacaataattgtGTTCACGCTGATCCCCTCCATCTCACCACCACCACAACAGGCGACAGAAGTCACGGCGCACACCACAGCCAACAGGCGGCAGTACTCACGCTGTTCTCCGCGCGCTCATGACGAGCAGACGCAGCGTCTGACGTCACTGCTCACAGCAGCAATGGCGGCTCCCACAGAAAGCACGAGTGAAACGCCAACAAATAAAAACCAGAAAAAGAGCAAAAACACAGGTACA ATGATACTGAACAATCAGACGGTTCCAGACGGCTGGAAAGAG CGCAAGTTCACCCGGGTGGACAATCCCAGAGGTCTGCTGGAGGAGAGCAGTTTCGCCACGCTTTTCCCCAAGTACAGAGAGGCGTATCTGAAAGAGTGCTGGCCGCTGGTGCAGAGGGCTCTCGGAGATGTT TTCATCAATGCCACACTGGACCTGATTGAAGGCAGCATGACGGTGCAcacaacaaagaaaacatttgaccCCTATGCCATCCTCAGGATACGagggataattaaatattttacttaattcaTAAGTAAACCATTTGAACAG GCTGTAAGGATACTAGAAGACGACGTGGCATGTGACATCATTAAAATTGGGACGCTTGTACGCAACAGATAGAGCCCCAAGTGAACAAAGCTGAAG GCTCTCGAGCTGCTGACCAGCTGTTACGTGATGGTTCAGGGAAGCACGGTTTCTGCTCTCGGCCCTTACAGCGGCCTCAAGGAG GTACGGAAAGTGGTGTTGGACACGATGAAGAATATTCACCCCATTTACAACATAAAG ACGTTAATGATCAAGCGAGAGCTGGCGAGCGACCCAGAGCTGCGCACTCAGAACTGGGAGAGATTCCTGCCCAACTTCCGCCATAAGAGTCTGTCCAAACGCAAGCAGCCCAAGAAGAAGACGGTGAAGAAGGAGTACACTACACTCCGTCCCCtcccccacacacaaacaa AGATTGATAAGGAGCTGGCGACCGGCGAGTTCTTCCTGCGAGAGAGCGAGAAGAGACGGCAGAAGATGAATGAAATTAag GCGAAACAGGCTGAAGCTTTAACCAAGAGACAAGAGCAGCGGCAGAAAGCTTTCATTCCTCCTAAAGAGAAGCCAGCCGTGAAGAAGAGCAAACCAG CAACAGCCGAAAACAAAATTGATATTCAAGCCATTAAAGAAAAAGTGAAGAAAGCGAAAAGTAAAAAGCTGGGAGCTCCTCCTGTAAACCCCGAGAGGCCTTCAGCGAAAGACGGCAAACGGAAGAAAGTCAAGAGCTAA